A genomic segment from Lutibacter sp. A80 encodes:
- the murI gene encoding glutamate racemase, whose amino-acid sequence MNKQPIGLFDSGIGGTSIWKEVIALLPYENTIYLADSKNAPYGEKTSEEILSLAIKNTEFLISKGCKLIIIACNTATTNAIDYLRKHYKIPFIGIEPAIKPAALYSKTGAIGILATKGTLSSKLFEKKAKEYTKKLTIIEQEGAGLVSLIESGKIDTPEINQLLETYLKPMLKFNIDHLVLGCTHYPYLIPKIKKIIGSNVNIIDSGKAVAKQTKNILEKNNILNIKNSNTVTHLFFTNGNKEILAQFTPIKSIYTF is encoded by the coding sequence GTGAATAAACAACCTATTGGCTTATTTGATTCTGGTATTGGTGGTACTTCAATTTGGAAAGAGGTTATAGCACTACTACCCTATGAAAATACTATTTACTTGGCCGATAGTAAAAATGCTCCTTATGGAGAAAAAACTTCCGAAGAAATTCTTTCTTTAGCTATAAAAAATACAGAATTTTTAATTTCTAAAGGCTGTAAGCTTATTATTATTGCTTGTAATACTGCAACTACAAATGCTATAGATTATTTAAGAAAACACTATAAAATTCCATTTATAGGCATAGAACCTGCAATAAAGCCAGCTGCTTTGTACAGCAAAACTGGAGCCATTGGTATTTTAGCCACTAAAGGTACTTTATCTAGTAAATTATTTGAAAAAAAGGCTAAAGAATACACCAAAAAATTGACGATAATAGAACAAGAAGGTGCTGGTTTAGTTTCATTAATTGAATCTGGTAAAATAGATACTCCAGAAATTAATCAATTACTTGAAACCTATTTAAAACCAATGCTAAAATTTAATATTGACCATTTAGTTTTAGGATGCACACATTACCCCTACTTAATTCCAAAAATTAAAAAAATTATTGGGTCAAATGTAAATATAATTGACTCTGGAAAAGCAGTTGCAAAACAAACTAAAAATATATTAGAAAAAAATAATATATTAAATATCAAAAATTCAAATACTGTAACACATCTATTTTTTACAAATGGGAATAAAGAAATACTAGCTCAATTTACTCCCATAAAATCAATTTATACATTTTAG
- a CDS encoding type IX secretion system membrane protein PorP/SprF codes for MNKYIYSIITIFYISTTMYSQEYIYSNQNKLLGSLNPSFYGFDEVPHIGVSYATQKVLNNDSNIENSYAYGSTFFEDYNFSLALDVNLFKISTLGYTSTQANLHYIYKTNLSYEWVLNTSLSLGYGNNKLDFSSLVFEDQVDILTGNVSGFSIDPVNVNNRVSYFDLGAGAHIHNSRNMFFGLNLKHLNQPNISLNDEADDNKELLISLQGAYEIDLNPFRRDFLPRNSFLFLYGSATLQGAKSRFDFYQEAIFDDFSLGINQHVNNYEGASLTSFGASASVFLDQMEIGANYSFEISSKQLTGIAYNYFEIFISFDFFELRQRRRGNNSRFYSFY; via the coding sequence ATGAATAAATATATATACAGTATTATAACTATCTTTTATATTAGTACAACTATGTATAGTCAAGAGTATATATACTCAAATCAAAATAAATTACTTGGAAGTTTAAACCCTAGTTTTTATGGGTTCGATGAGGTACCTCATATTGGTGTTTCTTATGCAACTCAAAAAGTATTAAATAATGATAGTAATATTGAAAATAGTTATGCTTATGGTTCAACTTTTTTTGAAGATTATAATTTCTCTTTAGCTTTAGATGTAAATCTTTTTAAAATTTCTACATTAGGTTATACTTCAACACAAGCAAATTTGCATTATATATACAAAACTAATTTATCGTACGAATGGGTTTTAAATACATCACTTTCATTAGGCTATGGAAATAATAAATTAGATTTTTCTTCACTGGTTTTTGAAGATCAGGTAGATATTTTAACAGGGAATGTTTCTGGATTTTCAATAGATCCAGTAAATGTGAATAATAGAGTAAGTTATTTCGATTTAGGTGCAGGTGCGCATATACATAATAGTAGAAATATGTTTTTTGGATTAAATTTAAAACATTTAAATCAACCCAATATTTCTTTAAATGATGAAGCTGATGATAATAAAGAACTTTTAATTTCTTTACAAGGAGCTTACGAAATTGATTTAAATCCTTTTAGAAGAGACTTTTTACCACGAAATTCATTTTTGTTTTTATATGGATCTGCTACCCTACAAGGAGCAAAGTCTAGATTTGATTTTTACCAAGAAGCCATTTTCGATGATTTTTCATTGGGTATAAATCAACATGTTAATAATTATGAAGGTGCTTCATTAACTTCTTTTGGGGCTTCAGCAAGTGTTTTTCTAGATCAAATGGAAATAGGAGCTAATTATTCTTTTGAAATAAGTAGTAAACAACTAACAGGTATTGCTTATAATTATTTTGAAATCTTTATTTCTTTTGATTTCTTTGAACTGAGACAGCGTAGAAGAGGAAATAACAGTAGGTTTTATAGTTTTTATTAG